The DNA sequence GGCTGATTTTCGAAAGTACTTCCGTCTGAGCAGGAACAGTTGTTATGCTGTCAGGTTGATGGGTTTTACCTCGTCCGGAGTTGAGCCTCAGAGATTGTACTTAGGGGGAAGCTGGAGCCTTAGAGGTTATGACCGCAAAGCTTTTTATGGCAGGAATCTTGTTTTGATAAGCAATGAACTGCGCTTTCCTCTGATAAATAACCTGATAATCGGATTTCCTTTTGGGCGGATCGGATTTCAGGCTATCCGGGGTGCGCTGTTTTTTGATGCTGGAAATGCCTGGGAAGACCATTTTGATCAACTATATGGAAGCTTTGGAACCGGTTTCAGGATCAGCTTAGGATATGTGGTGGTCTTGAGATTTGATTTCTCCAAGAAGACAGACTTCAAGACAATTTCCAGGGAAACAGTGTTTGACTTTTTCTTCGGGTGGAATTTTTAAAAAAGGGAATAGGGTGAAATTAAATTCTCGTCAAAAAGCTTTCAATAGAGTAGGGGCACGGCGCGCCGTGCCCCTACCACCTCTACAGATTATTAAAGGAACAGTCATTGCTATCATCCTTCTGACTTCAAGCTGTGCCTCGAGTTTGAAATTTCCTCACACCGATTTCGAGGAGAAAGATTCGGACTGGAGAGGCTTCAACGACCTCAGACATACTCGAAATGTCAGCAGCTTTAATTTAAACTCACCGGTAAAGCTTCTCTGGAAGAAAAAAGTCGGCCCGAGCTACTCCACTCCCCTGATTCTCCGGAAGATGATTGTCCTGGGAACTCTGGATGAGAAGATAATATATTTAGAGCTTGATTCGGGAAAGAAATTAGGTTCCCTGGGTCTTTCTTCTCCTCTTTCCCTGACACCCGTAATTAAAGACAGTATCCTTTATTCTCCAGGTGGAAAAGATGAAGACTTTTTTGCCCTGAACCTGAAAAACGGGAAACCGATCTGGAGGAAGAAATTAAGAGATGTAAGCTCATCACCGATAACAGTGGAGGGAGAGCTTTTCGTAGGCACCAGGAGGGGGTTGCTTTTCAGTTTAAAAAATCTGAACGGAGAGGAGCTCTGGCAGTTTAAGGCTGGGGATTTCATTTATTCCACTCCAGTTTTTGCAGGCGAAACTCTTTATTTCGGCTCAGGAGATGGTAAAATCTACTCTTTAGATATGAAAACCGGAAAACCATTTTGGGGTTATAAAACAGAAGGGTCAATTTACGCCTCCCCCTGTATCACGGATAAAGCTCTTTTTCTCGGCTCTGCAGATGGTTTTTTTTACGCAATCGATCGGTTTTCAGGCGAGCTTCTCTGGAAGTATAAAACCGAAGGAAGCATCCATTCATCCGCTTCTCAGGATAATGGTGCTATCTTTTTTGGCTCGAATGATGGCTATCTATACGCTCTCTCTTTCGAAAAAGGAGAACTCCTCTGGAGGTTCAAGACCGATGGCCCGATTCAGTCTACTCCATTAGTTATCCGGGATAAAGTTTTCTTCGGGTCTTTAGATGGATATTTTTACGAATTGAATAGCTCCAGCGGCGAGCTGGTGTTTAAATATAAAACCGGGGGGATGATCTTTGCCTCACCGTCTTTTTCTGAAGGGAAAATTCTCATCCCCTCTACTAACGGGTATCTTTACTGTTTCTGGTAAGAACAGAGAGACGCATTCGATGCGTCTCTACAGCACTCTGTGGATTGTTTAGTTACAAAGGGACGCATGCTATGCGTCGCTACATCGCTATAACCGGGAATAACGAAGATGTTGTCCAATCACTTGCTACTCAAAAAAGAAGACCTGGAGCTTGACTTAAGGGAATTAGGAAAAGAGATTTTAAGAGAGCTTTTCCTGGGCTCACGCCGCCTCACTCTGTATACCAGGGAGCATCAGTCCGAGAATGAGGTGACCAAAAAGCCGTTTAACTGGCTTAAGAAACTTTTCCGGATGAGGAGCTATTTCGATTTCCATCTTTACCAGGGTAAGTTATACACTATGGGTATACCCCAGAAAGAAGAGGTATTCATCCGAAGCTTAAAATCAGAGCTTTCCAGATTCTCTCTGGGAAGCGTTTTCATCTATAGCCAGGTCAGTCCGGATGAGCTGGTGATTTTCTTGAGAAGGATGACTGAGAAACTACCGCCCCTTCCCAGACACCTGGATATGCAAAGGTTTCTTGAAGAAAAGAAGGTCAACTCCATCCGGATAAAGAGAGCAGAGAAGGAGGACCCTTTCATAGATGAAAATATTTCGCTGATAGAGAAATGTGATGATTTCGAGGCCGGGACTTTAGCCCGGCTCTCTCTGCGTGAAGTCCCTGGCGTGATGCTGGATATGCTGTTGAAGAAAATCCGGAAAGATATTGATTTGGAAGGGAGAGTAAAATTAGACTTTAAATTTAAAGTCTTTCAATCCGTTCTTCTGGAAGAATTCTCCAGATTACCCCAGGAAAAGGTAAAGGAGCTTTTAGAGTGGGAGTTTGAGAAAAAAAACTGGGAAGAGGTTTCGAAGGATGAAGTTTATTTAAACGGGGTAAAAAATCTAGTTAAAGCTTTTATTCACCACCCGGAAAGAGATTACCTTTTTAACCGGTTAAGGGAGATCTTCGTCCGGAATGGTGCTCCGGATAACTTCTTAGAAAAGGCTTTAGACGAAAGCGCGCTTCTTAAAATCAAAACCTTAAAGGATTCCGAATCGTTACTGGAGAGGCTTGCCCGCGGGGAATTCGATGTTCAGGAGATGGAGAATTTAAAAAATCTTCTGGTCAGGCTCATTAATTTAAACCAAGCCGAACTCTTAAAAAAGACATTTAAAAAGCTTTTGAACAATCTTTTTTCGGATCAGGAAAAGATGAGGAACAACTCTCTGTCCGGGCTAAAGATTTTAGCCGATCTGTCATTGGAACATTCCAGGGAGCTCTTTGATTCACTGGTGCAGGAACTGCTCCTGCTCAGGGAGCGGACTAACGTTCAATCCGTAGAGTTTTTAGAATATTTTGCAGAAAAGGCGATAACTAACAGGGAATACCAGATTTTTAGCCTGATTTTCCAGGGACTCAAGGTCGATAATGAAAAGAACAGCTCGCAGGAAAAAGTGGAATGGTTTAAGAACCTGGTGCAAAAACTCTCCAGAGATGAGATAGTCCGGCAACTGGCTGTAGAGATAAGGAGAAAAAGGAAAGAGGTCTGGGATAAAGTTGGCGACTCTTTAGCTCTTATAGGAGGGGAAAAGGTTTTCAAGGAACTGGAGGATCTTCTAATTGATCCGGATAGAACGATAAGGATGATGGTCTTA is a window from the Candidatus Zixiibacteriota bacterium genome containing:
- a CDS encoding PQQ-binding-like beta-propeller repeat protein, giving the protein MKFPHTDFEEKDSDWRGFNDLRHTRNVSSFNLNSPVKLLWKKKVGPSYSTPLILRKMIVLGTLDEKIIYLELDSGKKLGSLGLSSPLSLTPVIKDSILYSPGGKDEDFFALNLKNGKPIWRKKLRDVSSSPITVEGELFVGTRRGLLFSLKNLNGEELWQFKAGDFIYSTPVFAGETLYFGSGDGKIYSLDMKTGKPFWGYKTEGSIYASPCITDKALFLGSADGFFYAIDRFSGELLWKYKTEGSIHSSASQDNGAIFFGSNDGYLYALSFEKGELLWRFKTDGPIQSTPLVIRDKVFFGSLDGYFYELNSSSGELVFKYKTGGMIFASPSFSEGKILIPSTNGYLYCFW
- a CDS encoding HEAT repeat domain-containing protein — protein: MLSNHLLLKKEDLELDLRELGKEILRELFLGSRRLTLYTREHQSENEVTKKPFNWLKKLFRMRSYFDFHLYQGKLYTMGIPQKEEVFIRSLKSELSRFSLGSVFIYSQVSPDELVIFLRRMTEKLPPLPRHLDMQRFLEEKKVNSIRIKRAEKEDPFIDENISLIEKCDDFEAGTLARLSLREVPGVMLDMLLKKIRKDIDLEGRVKLDFKFKVFQSVLLEEFSRLPQEKVKELLEWEFEKKNWEEVSKDEVYLNGVKNLVKAFIHHPERDYLFNRLREIFVRNGAPDNFLEKALDESALLKIKTLKDSESLLERLARGEFDVQEMENLKNLLVRLINLNQAELLKKTFKKLLNNLFSDQEKMRNNSLSGLKILADLSLEHSRELFDSLVQELLLLRERTNVQSVEFLEYFAEKAITNREYQIFSLIFQGLKVDNEKNSSQEKVEWFKNLVQKLSRDEIVRQLAVEIRRKRKEVWDKVGDSLALIGGEKVFKELEDLLIDPDRTIRMMVLKIAGKTGEEGAIYFTRVLRDESNFQRDQSGNLTLDSWFKIRNTLYILADLKSEKALEELRKRLNDPDHKVRKAVIQTLEKIGGKKSQELILTLAQDEDKEIKNLALMALVSCGSEDSIDKLEELFYEDKEEAIPILQAISNIGGEKAFNFLMEVVDRDKIFEWGILSKNKDQEIKLEAIKALKKSNDFESLEQMERLKEKYVRMRALFDKSSRLNESLKKVLERIYK